GGAGACATGCTTATAACTTTGGAGTATATTAATTAGGGTAGTACAAAACAATGTTGGACACCATGAATGAATGTCTAAAATCTGGTAGTATGGTATTCTGCACGATTGCTGTGAAAGCATCCCATCATGTCAATGTATTTTGAAGCTACGTAATCTAGCACCTAGCTTGATGATTTGGTTGAAAAGAGTAATGTTTTCAGAAAAAAGGCGTGCAATTCCGAGGATTATTAATACACAAGACAACAGTATAGCTCAAATGAATGTGACGCACAGCAGCATGATTCATCCGTTCAAGCCATGGAGACCACATCGCAATCCATTCACAACATATAGATGCATATGTTCATAAAggatcagatcagatcagtTGAGCAAAATAGACTATCTgaaactaaactaaactaaattTCAGATCagaaaactaaactaaactaaacagggAAGATCCTGACTGATAAGAGAGAGATAGGTACTGGGTAAAACGGCAGCtgaatcctcctcctcctccggccggtGGTCAGTCCACGCGGAGGTACTGGAGGCATTTGGGGTCGTTGAAGTCCCAGTCGCCGACGACGATACCACTCGTGTCTACCTTGGCCATCAGTCCATGGAGGTACGCCATTGCCTCCGCTGCTTCGGTCTCGTCGATAATGCAACGTCCATCCTCGTAGAGATCCTCGTGGACGGCAGCCTTCAACTCCCTCAGCAGCCGCATCCGGTCGGAAGCCACTTGCGCCGCATCCTGCTCCTGCTCGCCCGCagccgcctccaccttcccggccatggccgccgcctcctcctccaccaccttccctgccatggccgccgccgcctcctcctccaccttcccggccatggccgccacctcctgctccgcctccgcctccgcctccgcctcctcctccaccttccctgccatggccgccgcctcctcctccaccttccCGGCCATGGCCGCCTCGTCCTCCACCTTGCCTGCCATGGCCGCCGACTCCTTCAACTTTCCTGGCATGGCCGCCGTCTGCAGGGAGGGTTTTGAATGGGGTTAATCTGTGGATTTGTGGAAGAGACGGGGGGTTTAATCTGCGGCCGTCCGCTATTTAGAGCGAAACCCCCGAGAGTCCGACTCgaagaattttttgaattttattaattaaataatttacaaatttaattttatattttaaaaaattacaaaactaacATTCTGCCGCTctctaggagggcggaaaggtgacgtggcaaacgaccACTCAGCCACAAGAGACGGGTGGCAACGGCAGCACGACGAATTTTCCATTTAGCCGACGGCAAAGGACAAACTACAAAATTATCACCCACGCTTGGGAAATTTTTCTATGGCCAGACGCAGGCGACGCGTGGCCTATGAGCGCCTGAGCGGCGGGTGGCGGTGGTTGAACTGCGGGCCGAGGGGCGAGGgtggagagaagaaagagggGTCGGGGAGCAAGGGAGATGGCGTCAAGGAAGACAGCGGTGCTGCACTatgctcctcctcgtcgtccatTGCCGCTGGGAGAGAGGGGTCCGTGAGCGGCGGCAACGGAGCAGCTAGAcgcgggcggcgcgcggcctGCAGGCTGCGGCAGGCGCGTGCGGTCGACGCCTCGGCGGTGGCAGCAGAGCGCCTAAGTGGAGGGCTGAGGCAGGCACGAGCAGCAAGCGTGTAGTCGGCGCCTCAGCGGTAGCTGAGCGGCAAGCAGAAGGCCAAGGGGTGCGGACAGAGTGCAGAAGAATTGAAGAGAGGGGATGACATATGGGCCCAGTGGGCCCcaagatatatttttgtatgtaAATGACAGATGAGTCCcaccaatattttttcaacGCCGCCACGTCAACGTTACATTAGCAAAACTGCTGAGGGAGTCAAATTGCAATGTTTTCAACAGTTTGAGGAGTCATCATATCCAGTTTTTGGTCGAGGGGTATGAATTAGATTCGGCAACTAATAAGTGAGTCAAAGTGAACTCTTTTTGGCAACCAATCAAGACCAGCACGCTTGGGGTTGTTCCTTGAGCAACATGGGCTGCTTCACGCAATATTGCCTACTCAAGATAGTTGTCTAAATGAACTCAATAATCAATTGATGCTTGGAATTAAGTTTTATCGATCTGACAAACCTAAGGCATTTACTAAACAACATACTCCACTTTACTAAGCAACATACTCCAACATAATCAATTGAGAAAAGTCTTCCATACAAAAACGACCGTTTCCTATTACCACTTTagtacctccgtcccataataaccttattttcgtttttccatatctaacgtttgaccattcgtcttatttgaaatttttttgcgattaatatttttattattattagatgataaaatatgaatagtattttatacgtgacaaatttttttaagtttttgtacaaattttttaaataagacgaatggtcaaaccgaaaaataaacttattgcaagacggaggtagtactaagCAACATACTCCATCTGCATTTTACCAATTACCACACTGCAGATTATTATTCAACCATGGACAATGAGTATGCAGTTCTTTTAGGGTGACTTCTCCTCAAACTTGTGCAATTTCAGTTCCAAACCAAGAAAGAGGAAACAACATTGAATTAATGCACACGTCCGGATTCTGGAATGACTTGTCCAGATGGGGAGGAAATGAGCAAGACAGAAACTTCAGCAAGCTTAGAAATGGTGATCCAGAAGTCTGCAGCACAGCTCAATTCGTCTTAAGCCGATGGGTTATCCCCAGCCTGCATTATTAACTGCCAGGGTCAGTACATATGAAAAGCAGTGTTAGAAAGAGATTGCAAAGATACATCCTGCAAAGGAAGAACATGTAAATAATTGGCAGGCGTGCACACCTCACTGGATGCAATGAAATCCACCACGGCATCCGAAAGTTCCTTACGATGAGCAGTGTAGCAGTGATTTGCTCCCTCGATGACACGCAGCTTGTGGTTCGGTATATGCCTCGCAAATTCGTATGCATCTTCCACAGGAATGATCTCATCAGCTGAACCGTGAACTGTGAAGAATCTGAACAAAAGACGATAGAGTTACCTCAGAATCTAGCACAACTGGATACCTCTGCCCAAAACACGAGCTATGGATTAGATATTTTCAGCCATGGGAATGCGAGACATCGATGGCATGTTCAGCTACGGTAAATACTTTCTGTTGCTGCCTCCAGCTGTATTAGTTGGCGATTCGATTACAGGGATAAGAATGGCTGACGTAGCTTCCTTACCTGCATTCTTTGCTAATGGAAAGGCTTGCTGCACGCATATCAGTGTTCAATCGTTCCATCAAGCTCTGTTTTGTTACCCTATATAAAACCCTTCCTACATCTCAAATGACTGAAAGTCAACACATGCGCATGAAACAGAAGCATACACATAGcgtaaatgatttatttataaagtatCTTTGCAGGTAAAGGTCTCAATGACTGACTGTGTTTCCTTACCTGACTTGGTTTTGGCATCAATATAACCCTCTTTGTCAATTATATCCATGAATTCCTTGCCTAGCCGTTCTTCAATGCCTCTCTCCAAATAAAATCGACCAGAAAGATTAACCACCATCTGCACATCGTCATAGATGGAAGCATACAGAACCACCACATCTCCTCCTGGATAAAAGGAAATGTTAAATTCAGTGACTGAATTTTCCATATTACCAAGAATAAAAGAACTTGCACTAAGGTACAAAATTTAATGATGAAAGGACATGATGTGAGACAGCGAGAATAAATTCCAGGACAAGTGTTGTGGTATCCATTTAGAAACTTCATTGTGTTCTCCAGtagtagattattttgatgttaCAGTAAATGTGAAAGCACAATATTCAACCACGAAGTTCTTCACCTTATCATCTCCTGCATAGATTGTCTATGcaataaggccttgtttagttcccaaaatttttctctaaaaacatcacatcgaatttttggacacctaaataaagcattaaacgtagatgaaccaaaaagttaattgcacagttatgaaagaaatcttgagacgaatcttttgagcctaattagcccatgattagccataagtgctacagtaaccaacatgtgctaatgacggattaattaggctcaaaagattcgtctcgcggtttccaggctagccgtgaaattcgttttttcgttcgtgtccaaaaaccccttccaacatccggtcaaacatttgacgtgacatttctcctaaaaattttctcaatctaaacaccacctaagatAACTCATGCAAAAAGGGAAATAATGGCACGAACCTTTGCTATGACCAACAATTGCCTTGACATCATATTTCTCCTGATGAAGATGTGAGACGACAGAATGCAAGTCGTCAGCCTCCTTTCTGTAGTTGCCATACTGGAATTCCCCTTCACTTTCTCTGAAAATCGCATAAGGATTACAAATCATGCACTCATGCCTTCAGGGAAACAAATGTAGATCTGAAAGACAAGTAACATCTGAAATTCAAAAGGAACAGCAGACAGGCACCTTAGTTCATTTAGTTCAAACTTGTATCCACAACTCTAGAAAAAGGATAAATCTGAATACCACCAGTGAAATGAAATGAACAGAGGATAGAGCAGCATTTTGCAACACTAGCTTTCGTGAACCTAAATCAACATCACATATTGATATCTGTAGTTCAATCAGCAACCTACCCATTTCCACTGAAATCAAAGCGAAAGATTCCAACCCCTTGCTTAGTAAGTGCATTCGCTAGATCAACAATGATGCTATCATTCTGAAAAAAACGAGATTAAGAGTGTCAAGTCTTCATTAGACAgatcaaaaaaagaaagcaagaactGCAGGAGTAGTTAAACCTGCTGCCTCTCGgacaaaaatcaagaaaacatTAGAATGGTTCAAAGGGGAATTTCTCAAGCAGCAACATATCCATGCGCACCTTGGAGGCTGTAAATCCATGGCAGAGCACTACAATCTTGTTCGAACCCATGTGCTGCAGCAAACCCACGAGCTTCTCTCCATGCTTGTTCGTTATCACTACCCGTTCTTCCTGTGCAGCTGCTTAGAAACCACATACATAGAGTTTAATTGATTATATTGGAGCAACCTAAGATTCTCTTTTATGCCAAACTATCACTGAATCACAAAcccaaattgaaaaaaaaaaaaagagggtcCACTTGTTCATCAGCTAACAACCTGTCAACCGTAAGGAATTCAGATGGCAAAGCAAAGCGAAGGTCAAATTCAAGAAacggggcgggggggggggttacCGGGGTTGGACGAATCCTGcgaggaggcagcggcggagaGCGGCTGCTCCATGGGTGATGGCTCGTCGCTGCGGGCTGCAGCAGGACGAGGGAGGAGGGTTCGCCGCCGAGGAAGAGGAACCGGGGCCGCGGCGGAAGCGGGGAGATCGAGTGGTGGAGGGAGGGGGATGGATGGGAGCCGTTGGATTTGGGCTGATTGGACGGTGTAGATCAGCAGCTGGCGAATTTCTGGCCCGTTGACCTTTTGAGCAGTTTGTGTGTGAGGTGGTGACTGCTGCGCTAGATGCTAGAccgaaccaaaaaaaatatcgtttAGTAATGgaagttgtttgattttttagttgcaacatttaaacattcatcttatttaaaatttagtacaaatataaaaaatgtcaagttatgtttaaagtttttttaataataagtcacaagcaaaataaatgatattcctataattttttgaataagacaaatgttcaagcattataacaaaaaaaagtcaaacatgttacgttatgaaacggagggagtaaaaagAAGCTACTACTATACACCTAGATCGTAGAAGAAATCGTAAACAAAAAAGCTACTACTAGATGCATAATGATTTCATGCATGTGCTAGATGCCTAGATCTACTATGTTTCCTCGTCGCAGGAATCCGCATCAtatctgtttatgtttatgagctaaaatttaaaattttaaacttaaatttaaaattgatttggaggttttcactgaaatttattttttagctctggattttagatcgctaagaatatgtatataaaatttttattcataaattatttttcgtttacaaatataacgtttgactttttcgtaAAAAGACTAGACAACCACCCCCAATGGTTTGAATGTTATTATAAGATTGTCACTATTTATCATATATTCCTACTATACATATCTCAATTGTGTTCAGTAAAGAGTAATTGTATTTTAGATAGTAAAATAAGATTATGCCATTTTTAATTAAGTTGATGACATAAAGAACATGAGATTAATAGAGAATCTTATCATAATTATAGCCATGATCCAACCAAGGGATAACTTTAGCAAATTTGCTTATGGCAACCGTAGGCAATATTTGACAACCGACCATACAACCcctatatgttattttataaatgCCATTTTATATGAGGCAATACTTAATataggtttttttaaaaaatcatggtTGTTTGTGAATTTATTCACACTTGAAAATCATAGTTTTAGTGGAAAAAATGCTAGAAGACACTTAAAAAAACGTGTAGTTAGCAGTAGaacattataaaaatatgacttCGCTTTAGGATACTCAAAAGTTGTACTTTACTACTCCATACGTCATATAATAAGTGTATTTTTACACCATTCATGTTTAACGGTGGATcgtccgttttatttgaaaaagactatttgataaaatagtagtattttattgtcatatgataaaatatgaatagtactgactatttttttaattttttataattttttttaaataagacgaataatcaaatattggACACCGAAATACATTAATGCAGTTATATTGGGATGAGGTAGTAGATGACATTAaagttattattttattatttcagACTAAACAAAGAGAGAAATAGTGTGGAAAAGACGAGCTTGCCGCTCTTGCCAATTCCCTACcttattttcgtttttttacCAAGAGGAAAGAGCAAGAGTGAGAGGGCCCGATGGGCATTCCCatcttttcaaagaaaaaacctGAATAAACTCCATCTAACTtgaaaataatactccctccgtttcataatgtaatatgtttgacttttttttataatgtttgagcattcatcttatttaaaaaaattatagaaatatcatttattttgcttgtgacttactttattataaaaaaaacttaaagcacgatttatcattttttatatttgtactaaatttttaaataagatgaatgttcaaacgttgcaacaaaaaaaatcaaacatcttatattatgaaacggaggtagtaaataataattttcgTATCTTCTAGCAAATTTACGTTTTTTATTGGCATAGAGCCAAGTCAGATATTTAAGATAGCTCACAGCTAGTTACATATAGTAAATTTTGCCCTAAATTTCTGTGTACGTTTGAAATCCGTTTGGGGAAAAAGCAAAGTAGCGGGCCTGTCACGGGCTCACGGTTCATTTCATCGACACAGACTTGGGCCAAATAAAACAGAAGCAGGTAAAACGTCCAGTTACAGCCCACTCGACCTCAGGCCAAGGTGAAACCGCCGGCATCTAAACCCtcaggaaggaggaggagatgcggTTAAATCCACTGAAACTTTTTACAATGCCAA
This is a stretch of genomic DNA from Oryza brachyantha chromosome 1, ObraRS2, whole genome shotgun sequence. It encodes these proteins:
- the LOC102717014 gene encoding uncharacterized protein LOC102717014 isoform X1, which codes for MEQPLSAAASSQDSSNPAAQEERVVITNKHGEKLVGLLQHMGSNKIVVLCHGFTASKNDSIIVDLANALTKQGVGIFRFDFSGNGESEGEFQYGNYRKEADDLHSVVSHLHQEKYDVKAIVGHSKGGDVVVLYASIYDDVQMVVNLSGRFYLERGIEERLGKEFMDIIDKEGYIDAKTKSGRVLYRVTKQSLMERLNTDMRAASLSISKECRFFTVHGSADEIIPVEDAYEFARHIPNHKLRVIEGANHCYTAHRKELSDAVVDFIASSELIMQAGDNPSA
- the LOC102717014 gene encoding uncharacterized protein LOC102717014 isoform X2 yields the protein MEQPLSAAASSQDSSNPAAQEERVVITNKHGEKLVGLLQHMGSNKIVVLCHGFTASKNDSIIVDLANALTKQGVGIFRFDFSGNGESEGEFQYGNYRKEADDLHSVVSHLHQEKYDVKAIVGHSKGGDVVVLYASIYDDVQMVVNLSGRFYLERGIEERLGKEFMDIIDKEGYIDAKTKSGRVLYRVTKQSLMERLNTDMRAASLSISKECRFFTVHGSADEIIPVEDAYEFARHIPNHKLRVIEGANHCYTAHRKELSDAVVDFIASSEAGDNPSA